The Chordicoccus furentiruminis DNA window ATTATCCGTATCCTCACCTGATCCACGCCAACGACCGGGCCACGATGCTGAATCTGATGGTCGGGCTCAACGGCTTCACACTCTGCTCAGGCCTTATCTGCGAGGAACTGAACGGCGGCGACTATGTCGCCGTCCCCTTCCGGGACGAGAGCTGCACGCCGGCTCCGATGGAGATCGGCTATCTGACGAAGCGTCAGAGCCGCATGAGCGGAATCGGCCAGGACTACATCCGCCATCTGACAGATTATCTTCACGCGGCCCGTCCGTGATCCTCCGGAACCATCGCTCCGCACCCGTCCCGGCGGACGGTACCGCTGCCGCACCGCCGTCATGATCTGCGCGTTTGTCCTCTGCGCATCCAGCGCAAACGATCCGGCCGCGGCGCACGGCCGGCCGCCAAACGCGCAGCGGTCCGCTCCGCCGGCCGCGCAGAAAATTCCTTACCGTCTCTCTTACTGCCAGCCGTCCGTGCCGTACTGCCCGGCGCCGGACGCGCTGATCATGAACGGATCGATCAGATAGCGCGCGTTCAGCTTCTTGCCGTCCAGATAGCCGTCCAGCATCTCGGCCGCCGCCTGACCCAGCGTAACCGGTGAGGACGCAGCCGTGCCGGCGAGGTATGCATTTCCGTCGGCCATCGCCTTCTTCATATCCGGCGATCCCCCGAATCCGTAGATCTTCAGTCCGTCAAGCCCGGCCTCCTGCGCCGCGTCCGCTGCCCCCAGCGCCATCTGATCATCCCCGGCGATCAGCGCGGTGCAGCCGCTGTACTGTCCGAAAAGCGTCTTCGCCGCCTCCTTCGCGGCGTCCCTCGATCCTCCTCCGTCGCTTTCCCCGGCCACCGTGAACGGAGTTTCCGCCGGCTCGAGCGCCGATTCCGCAAGCGGGTCGGTAAGCCGATCGGTGAAGCCGGCGATCCTCGCCGTGACGGCCGCCGAATCCGGATGGTCCAGGATCAGAACCATTCCACCCGCCGGAATATCCTTCAGGAGCTCCTGTGCCGCCAGCTGCCCCGCCTTGTACTCATTCATGGCGGCGAAAGATGTCAGATACGACATATCCGACACTTCCGTATCGAGCCCGATCACGGGAATCCCGGCGTCAGCGGCCTCCTGAAGCCCGCTGATGACCGAATTTCCGTCCAGCGCCTGCAGAAAGATACCGTCCACCTTCTGCTCCGCCAGCTGGTGAAGCTGGGATGTCTGCTTCGTGCTGTCTCCTCCGGCGTCCATCGTGACGACCGTCACACCGCCCCTGGCTGTGAACCAGTCCGTCAGCGCCTTCAGCTCCGCGCTGTCATAGGAATCCGACGCGTCCGCCAGCGCGAATCCCACTGTCACGCCCCGTCCGCCGCTCGTATCCGCGGCCGCCGTGCACGCCGCCGGCGCTCCAGCGATCAGCGCGGCAGCGGCTGTAGCGGCCGCCGCAGTCCGAACCATCCTTCTCATATTCTTCCTCCTCGTAAAGGCACCGTTTTCATCCATTTCTTTCTATTTTACCCTCTCCCGCTTCTCTCTGCAAAAAATTCCGTCTTCCCTTTTCCGGCATCATGAACTATGATGGGATAGCCACAATATATAGTGTTTGTTCTATTTTATCATTCAACATGTGGTCATCCAAACCGTCGCAGAAAGCGCATCCGGCAAATCCATCCCGGCTGTTTTCACGGGTTTTATGCAGCATCCATCCCCTGAACGCCGGTCAGAATCCGCCTGCCGGGTCGTTTCTCCGGGCTTTCTGTAAACCGATCCATTTATATTATGAGGAGGGAAATGCAATGACCGTACAGGACTGGCTGGGCGAAGAGAACCAGCTCGGAATTGATATCTGGAACCGGAAATACCGCTACCGGAACGAAAGCTTCGACGAATGGATCGACCGCGTCTCCGGCGGAGATAAGGAACTTGCCGGCCTGATCCGGGAGAAGAAGTTTCTGTTCGGCGGCCGGACGCTGTCAAACCGGGGTACGGACCGCTCCGCCTCTTACTCGAACTGCTACTCTCTCGGCTTCGTGGGCGACAGCCTGGACGAGCTGATGCAGGCGGCGACGGATATCGCGAAAACCTTCAAGAGCCAGGGGGGTCAGGGGCTCTCACTCAGCAAAGTGCGCCCGAAGGGCACGCCGATCGCCCACGGTCAGTTCCGGAGCGACGGCATCATTCCCTTCATGGAAATCTACAACCGCGTGACGGAGTCCATCTCCCAGGGCGGATCCCGAAAGGGTGCGCTTCTGATGTCGCTCGATATCTGGCACAGGGAAGCGGAGTCCTTCATCCGGATCAAAAGCGAGGAAGGCCGGATCCAGAAGGCCAACCTTTCCCTCGAGATCGACGATGCGTTCATGGAAGACGTGCGCCGCTACTACGAGACAGGCGAAACGGTCACCCGGACAATCACCCGCACGTACGAAGGCAACACGATTACCTATGAGGTGACGCCGATCCGTCTCTATCAGCTGATGATGGAGAAGGCCTGGGACTGGGGCGAGCCGGGCTGCCTTTTCGTCAATCAGCTCCGGAACCGCAACATGATGGAGAAGGTCGACAGCTACCGGATCGAAACCGTCAACCCTTGCGGCGAGCAGCCGCTCCCGGGCGGCGGGGCCTGCAATCTGGGCAGCCTCAACCTGTCCGCGTTTGTGCATGATCCGTTCACCGGTCATGCTTCATTCGACTTCGATGGATTCCGGAGCGCGGTTACCGTGAGTGTCCGCGCTCTCGACCGGATCATCGACGAGAACCAGAACCACCACGCGCTTCCAATCCAGAAGGAGATGGCGCTCCGCTACCGCAACATCGGCCTCGGCGTCATGGGCCTTTACGATATGCTGGCAAAGCTCGGCATGCGGTACGGCAGCCCGGAGAGCATCGCCTTCAGCGGAAAACTCATGCATGAGATGTTCCGCACGGCCGTGATCGCGAGCAGCCGTCTGGCGGAGATGGCGGGTGCCTTTCCGGGATATGAGCCGGAAGTGCTTGACTCCGCGATCATCAGAGAGCATTTTACCGATGCGGAACTGGAACAGCTCGGAATCCGGAAAAACGGCCTCCGCAACTGCTCGCTTCTGTCGATCGCGCCCGCCGGTTCCATCGGCACAATGCTGAATGTCGCCACCGGCGCGGAGCCGGCCTTCTCGATCTCGTACACGCGGAAGACAGAGTCGCTGAACGGAGAAGAGGACAAGTCCTACACTGTCTTCACCGGTGTCGCGAAGGAATATCTCGATCTGACCGGCGAAAAGAAACTGCCGTCGTACTTTGTGACGGCCGGCGACATCCCATGGAAGGAACGGATCGACATGCAGTCGGAGCTGCAGAAGCACGTGGATACCGGCATCTCATCAACCGTCAATCTGCCGCACGAAGTCACGGTCTCTGACATCGAGCTGCTCTATCTGTACGCGTGGGAGAAGAAGCTGAAAGGCGTCACGATCTTCCGCGACCACTGCCGACGGGCCGGGATTCTCAGCCGCCCGGTGGAGCCGGAGAAACCGAAGCCCGCGTCGGACGCCCCGGCTCCGGACGGAAAGCAGCCGATCCCGCGGGGCGTCATCCTCAAGGCGGACGACCGGTGCATCGGGCTCAAGCGGACGATCACGTCCGGCTGCGGCACGCTGCATGTGGAGGCGTTCTTCACCCCGGACACCGGCGACCTCTACAAAACCTACTTCAGCAAGGGCTCGACCGGCGGCTGCAACTCCTTCATGGTAGGTCTGTCGCGGATGATCTCTCTCGCGGCCCGCGGCGGCGTGCCGTTCGAGGCCATCGTGGACCAGCTTCACTCGACGATCGTCTGCGCGTCCTACGCTGTCCGCGCGGCGACGCGTCAGGACACCAGCAAGGGATCCTGCTGCCCGGTGGCGATCGGCTACGTGCTCGAGGACATGCACCGGGAGGTGCTCGAGGTGCTCGGTCTCAGTAAAAAAGCCGGCACCGCAGTCCGCAACCCGGGCGTGCTCAGAAAAGAGACGTCCCGCGGCGGCGCCGGCGGAACCGGTCTGACCTGTCCGGTCTGCGGAGGCACGCAGCTTGTCTTCACCGGCGGCTGCGTGGAGTGCAAGGCCTGCGGCTGGAGCCAGTGCGGATGACCGTTCAGATCATCCGCCCGAGGACCCGGATCGCTTTTTCGTACTTTTCGATTTCCACATACTCGTTCGGCTTGTGCGCCATGAACGGTTCCCCCGGCCCGAACAGAATGACACTCGTGTCCGGGTCGTTTTCGGCGAGGATGGACGCATCGGTAAAGAAATTGATCCCGGTTGTCTCAAACGGAATCCGTTCCGCGCGCAGGGCCGTCTCAAGCTCTGTCACGAAGGCGTCCCCGGGCGCCGTCTCGATCGCGCGCCTGTAGTTCTCCGCCGCGAGGGAGATCCGGACGTCGCCGTTCGTAGCGGCCTCCGCCTCTGCTGCGGCTTCCTCCGCCTTTTTCAAAATCGCCGTCCTGTCAAGATCCGGTGTGAAACGGATATCCATCCGGATCATGCACCGGTCGGGAACCATATTGGGCGCGACGCCTCCCTCGATCCGCGTGATGATCGCCGTCGACCTTCCGAGCAGTGCGTGCTCATGCTCAGAGACGAAAGCCCGGATCTCATCCGCCTCCCTCAGCCCGAATTCCACGGCGCTCCTCCCCTGCCCGGGGTAGGCGCCGTGGCTCGTCTTTCCGGAAATGTCGAGCCGGAGCCACAGACATCCTTTCTGCGCGGTGCCCGCCTTAAGTCCGGTCGGCTCGCCGATCAGGATCCGTCCGCATCCGGTCATCCCCTCCTCTTTAAGGAGGGCTCTGGCGCCTATTCCGTTCTTCTCCTCGTCGCATGTACCGCAGAAAAAAACAGGATGCCGGAACGGCCGTCCGAGCCGTACCGCTTCGCACAGGGCGAACACCATCGCGCAGAGGCCGCTCTTCATATCGCTGGCTCCGCGCCCGTAGATCCGCCCCCCGGCGACGGTCGGAACCGCCGGATCCGTCCGCCACTCCGAGGCCGCGCCGTACGGCACCGTATCCAGATGGCCGTTCCAGACCACAGTCTCTCCGTCCGTAATGTCTCCGATCCGGGCCGTGACGTTCGCGTGCGTCCCGTCGATCCGGACGGTCCGCGCGTCGATCCCGGCCCGCCGCATATAGTCCGCGAGAAACTCTGCCACTGCACCCTCGTCGTCCCGGCCGTTCACGCTCCGGATCGCGAGAACCTTCATCAGCAGCTCTACCGACTCTGTGCTCACCCCTGCTTCCTCCTTTCCAAACCGTCTGTCAGCGGGCCGCAACGGAGGCCCGCTCGATCAGAACGGGGTCAAACAGAACCCGCTCCCGGTTGTCTTTATACCGGATTTCCCCGCGGATCAGCATTTCCGCCGCCTTTCGGCCCATCTGTTCCGCCGGCTGCCTGATCGTGGTCAGCGGAACCTCGAGAAAAGAGTCCATGAAGATGTCGTCGTATCCGATCACGGAAATGTCTTCCGGAACATGGAGTCCCTGCTCCTTTATCCTCTTCATGGCCCCGATCGCCATCATATCGTTGAACGCGAAGACGGCATCCGGCCTGTCAGGCATGCGGAGAATCCGCTCCGCCGCGAGCACGCCGCTCTCGAACGTATACTTTCCGTCATACAGCAGCTCCGCCCGGAACGGGATTCCGTATTCGCCGAGCGCCCTTCTGTACCCTTCCAGCCGCTGCTGGGAGTCAATCAGATTCCCCGGACCGGTGATACACGCGATTCTGCGAAGGCCGCGCGACAGCAGATAGTGCGTCGCGAGATAGCCGCCCTTCACATGATCAACGCTCACGATGCCGCCCATATCCGTGTCAATATACCGGTCCGCCAGAAGATACGGAATATGTGCCTTCTTCAGAAAGGTAATGCATTCCTGCGCCATCTCCGCCGTGCTCTCCGCCGCCATACCGAAGACGACGCCGCTCGCGCCCGCGTCCGCCAGCATTCTGAGGTTGACCATATCCGTCTCGTGGCTGTCGTTCGAATTGCACAGGATCACATTCCAGTCATTTTTCTTGCATTCATCCTCCACGCCTCTCGCGAGGGAGGCGAAGAAATTATTCCGGATGTCGGAGATGGCCAGCCCGATCGTATTCGTTGAACCCTTCACCAGCCCCAGCGCCATCCGGTTGCGCCGGTAATGCATCCTTTCAGCCGTATCGAGAATAAGCTGCCGGTTTTCTTTCGAAACCCGGCAGTCCGCATTGTTCAGCACCTGTGATACGGTTGTCACTGACAGATGGGTGGCTTCCGCGATCTGCTTTAATGTCGTTCGCATAAGACACCAGTTTACTGTTTTTCCGTCAGATAATCCAGCATATTTTTAAACAGCCGGTTGTAATGCTTCCAGCCGCAGAACTCCTCCGGCGCCCAGTGCGGTGCGCAGTCGGTCGAGAAGATGCCGCTCCTCCCTGATCCGAAATCC harbors:
- a CDS encoding substrate-binding domain-containing protein, producing MRRMVRTAAAATAAAALIAGAPAACTAAADTSGGRGVTVGFALADASDSYDSAELKALTDWFTARGGVTVVTMDAGGDSTKQTSQLHQLAEQKVDGIFLQALDGNSVISGLQEAADAGIPVIGLDTEVSDMSYLTSFAAMNEYKAGQLAAQELLKDIPAGGMVLILDHPDSAAVTARIAGFTDRLTDPLAESALEPAETPFTVAGESDGGGSRDAAKEAAKTLFGQYSGCTALIAGDDQMALGAADAAQEAGLDGLKIYGFGGSPDMKKAMADGNAYLAGTAASSPVTLGQAAAEMLDGYLDGKKLNARYLIDPFMISASGAGQYGTDGWQ
- a CDS encoding adenosylcobalamin-dependent ribonucleoside-diphosphate reductase gives rise to the protein MTVQDWLGEENQLGIDIWNRKYRYRNESFDEWIDRVSGGDKELAGLIREKKFLFGGRTLSNRGTDRSASYSNCYSLGFVGDSLDELMQAATDIAKTFKSQGGQGLSLSKVRPKGTPIAHGQFRSDGIIPFMEIYNRVTESISQGGSRKGALLMSLDIWHREAESFIRIKSEEGRIQKANLSLEIDDAFMEDVRRYYETGETVTRTITRTYEGNTITYEVTPIRLYQLMMEKAWDWGEPGCLFVNQLRNRNMMEKVDSYRIETVNPCGEQPLPGGGACNLGSLNLSAFVHDPFTGHASFDFDGFRSAVTVSVRALDRIIDENQNHHALPIQKEMALRYRNIGLGVMGLYDMLAKLGMRYGSPESIAFSGKLMHEMFRTAVIASSRLAEMAGAFPGYEPEVLDSAIIREHFTDAELEQLGIRKNGLRNCSLLSIAPAGSIGTMLNVATGAEPAFSISYTRKTESLNGEEDKSYTVFTGVAKEYLDLTGEKKLPSYFVTAGDIPWKERIDMQSELQKHVDTGISSTVNLPHEVTVSDIELLYLYAWEKKLKGVTIFRDHCRRAGILSRPVEPEKPKPASDAPAPDGKQPIPRGVILKADDRCIGLKRTITSGCGTLHVEAFFTPDTGDLYKTYFSKGSTGGCNSFMVGLSRMISLAARGGVPFEAIVDQLHSTIVCASYAVRAATRQDTSKGSCCPVAIGYVLEDMHREVLEVLGLSKKAGTAVRNPGVLRKETSRGGAGGTGLTCPVCGGTQLVFTGGCVECKACGWSQCG
- a CDS encoding M20 family metallopeptidase, whose product is MSTESVELLMKVLAIRSVNGRDDEGAVAEFLADYMRRAGIDARTVRIDGTHANVTARIGDITDGETVVWNGHLDTVPYGAASEWRTDPAVPTVAGGRIYGRGASDMKSGLCAMVFALCEAVRLGRPFRHPVFFCGTCDEEKNGIGARALLKEEGMTGCGRILIGEPTGLKAGTAQKGCLWLRLDISGKTSHGAYPGQGRSAVEFGLREADEIRAFVSEHEHALLGRSTAIITRIEGGVAPNMVPDRCMIRMDIRFTPDLDRTAILKKAEEAAAEAEAATNGDVRISLAAENYRRAIETAPGDAFVTELETALRAERIPFETTGINFFTDASILAENDPDTSVILFGPGEPFMAHKPNEYVEIEKYEKAIRVLGRMI
- a CDS encoding LacI family DNA-binding transcriptional regulator, which gives rise to MRTTLKQIAEATHLSVTTVSQVLNNADCRVSKENRQLILDTAERMHYRRNRMALGLVKGSTNTIGLAISDIRNNFFASLARGVEDECKKNDWNVILCNSNDSHETDMVNLRMLADAGASGVVFGMAAESTAEMAQECITFLKKAHIPYLLADRYIDTDMGGIVSVDHVKGGYLATHYLLSRGLRRIACITGPGNLIDSQQRLEGYRRALGEYGIPFRAELLYDGKYTFESGVLAAERILRMPDRPDAVFAFNDMMAIGAMKRIKEQGLHVPEDISVIGYDDIFMDSFLEVPLTTIRQPAEQMGRKAAEMLIRGEIRYKDNRERVLFDPVLIERASVAAR